A single Candoia aspera isolate rCanAsp1 chromosome 7, rCanAsp1.hap2, whole genome shotgun sequence DNA region contains:
- the NUDT4 gene encoding diphosphoinositol polyphosphate phosphohydrolase 2 isoform X2 has product MMKFKPNQTRTYDREGFKKRAACLCFRSEREDEVLLVSSSRYPDQWIVPGGGMEPEEEPGGAAVREVYEEAGVKGKLGRLLGIFENQDRKHRTYVYVLTVTEILEDWEDSVNIGRKREWFKVEDAIKVLQCHKPVHAEYLEKLKLGCPSTNGNSVVSSHPDNNSLYVTSAQTSGLPSTIR; this is encoded by the exons ATGATGAAATTCAAGCCAAACCAGACGCGGACCTACGACCGGGAGGGCTTCAAGAAGCGGGCGGCATGCTTGTGTTTCCGCAGCGAGAGGGAGGATGAG GTGTTATTAGTAAGCAGTAGCCGGTACCCAGATCAGTGGATTGTTCCAGGTGGAGGAATGGAACCTGAAGAAGAACCAGGTGGTGCTGCTGTCAGAGAAGTCTATGAAGAg GCTGGAGTAAAAGGAAAACTTGGAAGATTGTTGGGAATATTTGAG AATCAAGACCGGAAGCATAGGACTTATGTTTATGTTCTTACAGTGACTGAAATCCTGGAAGACTGGGAAGATTCAGTAAATATAG gaaggaagagggaatggtTTAAAGTTGAGGATGCAATCAAGGTCCTTCAGTGTCACAAGCCTGTGCATGCAGAGTATTTGGAAAAATTGAAACTTGGGTGTCCATCTACCAATGGAAATTCTGTAGTTTCTTCCCATCCTGATAACAATTCTCTATATGTTACTTCGGCACAAACTTCTGGGCTACCATCTACTATAAGATAA
- the NUDT4 gene encoding diphosphoinositol polyphosphate phosphohydrolase 2 isoform X1: MMKFKPNQTRTYDREGFKKRAACLCFRSEREDEVLLVSSSRYPDQWIVPGGGMEPEEEPGGAAVREVYEEAGVKGKLGRLLGIFEQNQDRKHRTYVYVLTVTEILEDWEDSVNIGRKREWFKVEDAIKVLQCHKPVHAEYLEKLKLGCPSTNGNSVVSSHPDNNSLYVTSAQTSGLPSTIR; encoded by the exons ATGATGAAATTCAAGCCAAACCAGACGCGGACCTACGACCGGGAGGGCTTCAAGAAGCGGGCGGCATGCTTGTGTTTCCGCAGCGAGAGGGAGGATGAG GTGTTATTAGTAAGCAGTAGCCGGTACCCAGATCAGTGGATTGTTCCAGGTGGAGGAATGGAACCTGAAGAAGAACCAGGTGGTGCTGCTGTCAGAGAAGTCTATGAAGAg GCTGGAGTAAAAGGAAAACTTGGAAGATTGTTGGGAATATTTGAG CAGAATCAAGACCGGAAGCATAGGACTTATGTTTATGTTCTTACAGTGACTGAAATCCTGGAAGACTGGGAAGATTCAGTAAATATAG gaaggaagagggaatggtTTAAAGTTGAGGATGCAATCAAGGTCCTTCAGTGTCACAAGCCTGTGCATGCAGAGTATTTGGAAAAATTGAAACTTGGGTGTCCATCTACCAATGGAAATTCTGTAGTTTCTTCCCATCCTGATAACAATTCTCTATATGTTACTTCGGCACAAACTTCTGGGCTACCATCTACTATAAGATAA
- the UBE2N gene encoding ubiquitin-conjugating enzyme E2 N, whose product MAGLPRRIIKETQRLLAEPVPGIKAEPDESNARYFHVVIAGPQDSPFEGGTFKLELFLPEEYPMAAPKVRFMTKIYHPNVDKLGRICLDILKDKWSPALQIRTVLLSIQALLSAPNPDDPLANDVAEQWKTNEVQAIETARAWTRLYAMNNI is encoded by the exons GAAACCCAGCGCTTGCTGGCAGAACCTGTTCCTGGCATAAAGGCAGAACCAGATGAAAGCAATGCACGCTATTTTCATGTGGTCATTGCAGGGCCACAGGATTCCCCCTTTGAGGGTGGGACATTTAAACTTGAACTATTCCTTCCAGAAGAATATCCCATGGCAGCTCCGAAAGTACGTTTCATGACCAAAATTTATCATCCTAATGTAGACAAATTGGGAAGAATATGTTTAGATATTTTGAAAG ATAAATGGTCTCCAGCTTTGCAGATCCGTACAGTTCTGCTATCAATTCAGGCTTTGTTAAGTGCACCCAACCCAGATGATCCACTAGCAAATGATGTAGCTGAGCAGTGGAAGACCAATGAAGTCCAAGCCATAGAAACAG cCAGAGCATGGACTAGGCTATATGCCatgaataatatttaa
- the NUDT4 gene encoding diphosphoinositol polyphosphate phosphohydrolase 2 isoform X3, giving the protein MEPEEEPGGAAVREVYEEAGVKGKLGRLLGIFEQNQDRKHRTYVYVLTVTEILEDWEDSVNIGRKREWFKVEDAIKVLQCHKPVHAEYLEKLKLGCPSTNGNSVVSSHPDNNSLYVTSAQTSGLPSTIR; this is encoded by the exons ATGGAACCTGAAGAAGAACCAGGTGGTGCTGCTGTCAGAGAAGTCTATGAAGAg GCTGGAGTAAAAGGAAAACTTGGAAGATTGTTGGGAATATTTGAG CAGAATCAAGACCGGAAGCATAGGACTTATGTTTATGTTCTTACAGTGACTGAAATCCTGGAAGACTGGGAAGATTCAGTAAATATAG gaaggaagagggaatggtTTAAAGTTGAGGATGCAATCAAGGTCCTTCAGTGTCACAAGCCTGTGCATGCAGAGTATTTGGAAAAATTGAAACTTGGGTGTCCATCTACCAATGGAAATTCTGTAGTTTCTTCCCATCCTGATAACAATTCTCTATATGTTACTTCGGCACAAACTTCTGGGCTACCATCTACTATAAGATAA